A genomic segment from Candidatus Omnitrophota bacterium encodes:
- the lepA gene encoding translation elongation factor 4, which produces MDKSLIRNFSIIAHIDHGKSTLADRILQVTGAISEREFHDQMLDDMDLERERGITIKASAVRLNYKARDGVSYELNLIDTPGHVDFTYEVSKSIGACEGALLVVDAAQGIEAQTVANLYLAMEHNLVIIPVINKIDLANAEIEKVKHEISDILGLDKNDILLASAKVGTGITEILEAVVERIPAPRGDAANPLQALVFDSKYDAYKGVIILVRLMNGALKKGTRVMMMASGNSYDVLEVGVFKPGAQQIGNLECGEVGYIACNIRDAKEVSVGDTITDADNPALSALPGYKKVRPMVFSGTYPANSADFPALKDAIEKMRLSDASFVYEPEKSASLGMGFRCGFLGLLHMEIIQERLEREYDLNLVITTPSVIYKITKNNGEVVEVDNPMKLPNPGEIQSIEEPYVKAYMIIPKEYMGNVLELSESKRGVYVSTQYLDESRTQIVYDIPLAEVIIDFYDKIKSVTKGYGSLDYELLDYRPTNIAKLDILINGEVCDALSSIVFKDKAYAKGKAVIEKLKENIPRHLFQIILQAAIGGQIIARETIKSVGKNVTAKCYGGDITRKRKLWEKQKEGKKRMKQFGKIEIPQEAFLAALKTS; this is translated from the coding sequence ATGGATAAATCATTAATAAGAAATTTTTCTATAATAGCCCATATAGACCATGGCAAGTCCACGCTTGCCGACAGGATATTGCAGGTGACGGGCGCTATAAGCGAGCGCGAATTTCACGATCAGATGCTTGATGATATGGATCTTGAGAGGGAGCGCGGCATTACCATTAAAGCTAGCGCTGTACGCCTGAATTACAAGGCAAGGGACGGCGTTTCGTATGAACTGAATCTTATAGACACTCCGGGCCATGTCGATTTTACCTATGAGGTTTCTAAATCTATCGGCGCGTGTGAAGGCGCCCTTTTAGTGGTAGACGCTGCCCAGGGTATAGAAGCCCAGACAGTGGCCAATCTTTATCTGGCCATGGAGCACAATCTTGTGATAATCCCTGTTATAAACAAGATAGACCTGGCCAACGCCGAAATAGAAAAAGTAAAACATGAGATATCCGACATACTTGGATTGGATAAGAACGATATTTTATTGGCAAGCGCTAAGGTCGGGACCGGCATAACAGAAATTCTCGAAGCCGTTGTAGAGAGAATACCCGCGCCCAGGGGTGATGCGGCAAATCCGTTGCAGGCGCTTGTCTTCGATTCAAAATATGACGCATATAAAGGCGTTATCATACTCGTAAGGTTAATGAATGGAGCTCTAAAAAAAGGCACGCGCGTGATGATGATGGCAAGCGGTAACTCGTATGACGTTTTAGAAGTAGGCGTCTTTAAGCCCGGAGCCCAACAGATTGGTAACCTGGAATGTGGAGAAGTAGGATATATCGCATGCAATATAAGAGACGCCAAAGAGGTTTCGGTAGGAGATACTATTACAGACGCGGACAATCCGGCATTATCGGCTCTTCCTGGATATAAGAAAGTAAGGCCGATGGTCTTCAGCGGCACCTATCCGGCGAATAGCGCGGATTTCCCCGCGCTTAAAGACGCCATAGAGAAGATGCGGCTTTCCGACGCATCTTTCGTATACGAACCGGAGAAGTCCGCCTCGCTTGGCATGGGTTTTAGATGCGGCTTTTTAGGCCTTCTTCACATGGAGATAATACAGGAGAGACTGGAAAGGGAATACGACCTGAACCTTGTTATAACAACGCCCAGCGTTATCTATAAGATAACAAAGAATAACGGTGAAGTGGTGGAAGTAGACAATCCTATGAAGTTGCCCAATCCTGGCGAAATACAATCTATAGAAGAGCCGTATGTAAAGGCATACATGATAATACCGAAAGAGTATATGGGCAATGTGCTTGAACTTTCGGAGTCGAAACGCGGAGTGTATGTCTCTACGCAGTACCTGGATGAGTCAAGGACGCAGATAGTATATGATATTCCATTAGCTGAAGTAATAATAGATTTTTATGACAAAATAAAATCTGTTACCAAGGGCTATGGCTCGCTTGATTACGAGCTGTTGGATTACAGGCCCACGAATATAGCGAAATTGGATATACTTATAAATGGGGAAGTGTGTGACGCTCTCTCGTCGATCGTATTCAAGGACAAAGCTTATGCCAAGGGCAAGGCGGTCATAGAGAAGTTGAAGGAAAATATTCCGCGCCACTTATTTCAGATAATACTGCAGGCCGCTATAGGCGGACAGATTATAGCCAGGGAGACTATAAAATCGGTTGGGAAAAATGTTACCGCAAAATGTTATGGCGGTGATATAACAAGAAAGAGAAAGCTTTGGGAAAAACAGAAGGAAGGCAAAAAGCGCATGAAGCAGTTTGGCAAGATAGAGATACCGCAGGAAGCGTTTTTGGCCGCGCTGAAAACATCATAG
- the lepB gene encoding signal peptidase I produces MVKEKIKSEIREWTESIIIALILALLIRTFVVQAFKIPSGSMIPTFEIGDRIFVNKFLYGARIPFTNIRLPSVRGPQRGDIIVFVSPEAPKRDFVKRLIATAGEKVEVKNGNIYIDGKDTDIPASIRSNYYYNRGDYAKEGEAITVPKDSLFVLGDNSANSRDSRYWGFVPKNNLIGKAMCIYWPIKRIRAIK; encoded by the coding sequence ATGGTTAAAGAAAAGATCAAATCTGAAATAAGGGAATGGACCGAATCGATAATAATCGCGCTGATATTGGCGCTTCTGATAAGGACGTTCGTCGTGCAGGCTTTTAAGATACCATCAGGATCGATGATACCTACATTTGAGATAGGAGACAGGATATTTGTTAATAAATTTCTGTATGGCGCGCGCATACCTTTTACGAATATAAGGCTTCCGTCGGTAAGGGGGCCGCAAAGAGGCGATATCATAGTTTTTGTTTCGCCTGAAGCGCCGAAAAGAGATTTTGTAAAAAGGCTTATAGCTACCGCAGGAGAAAAGGTCGAGGTAAAGAATGGCAATATTTATATAGACGGCAAGGATACCGATATTCCCGCTTCCATACGCTCAAACTATTATTACAACAGAGGAGATTACGCGAAAGAGGGTGAAGCGATAACCGTTCCAAAGGATTCTCTCTTTGTATTGGGTGATAACAGCGCGAATTCAAGAGATTCACGCTACTGGGGATTTGTGCCGAAAAATAACCTTATCGGCAAAGCCATGTGTATTTATTGGCCCATAAAAAGGATCCGCGCTATAAAATGA
- a CDS encoding CDP-alcohol phosphatidyltransferase family protein, producing the protein MMNLANKITISRIILTPLFITAIVYSRTDIALVFFILAVISDGLDGFIARTRNEKTILGTILDPVADKVLLISAFICLAIVSNIPANLRLPAYVPIIVISRDAIIVLGSIMIHVVKGNIKIEPSFWGKFTTFFQMMTIVSILVRFNYSEIVWDIATVLTVISGVDYMIKGSRVLSENNLNKQGEHKR; encoded by the coding sequence ATGATGAATCTTGCGAATAAGATAACGATAAGCAGGATAATACTAACACCGCTTTTTATAACAGCGATAGTTTATTCCAGGACGGACATCGCGCTGGTCTTCTTCATACTGGCGGTAATTTCCGACGGACTGGATGGTTTCATAGCCAGGACGCGCAATGAAAAAACTATCCTGGGCACGATACTCGATCCCGTAGCCGACAAGGTACTATTGATAAGCGCGTTCATATGCCTCGCGATAGTAAGTAATATCCCGGCCAATCTAAGGCTTCCCGCTTATGTGCCCATAATAGTGATCTCACGCGACGCTATAATAGTATTGGGCTCGATAATGATACATGTCGTTAAAGGTAATATCAAAATCGAGCCGAGCTTTTGGGGCAAATTCACAACTTTTTTTCAGATGATGACGATAGTGAGTATACTGGTAAGATTTAACTATTCGGAAATAGTGTGGGACATAGCTACGGTGCTCACTGTAATATCCGGAGTGGACTATATGATCAAAGGCAGCCGCGTCTTAAGTGAGAATAATTTAAACAAGCAGGGGGAGCATAAAAGATGA
- the plsY gene encoding glycerol-3-phosphate 1-O-acyltransferase PlsY, which yields MISVLVFLAAILSAYLIGSMPTGFLMTKIFKGVDIRGVGSKNVGATNVYRTAGKLPGFLTLFIDIAKGILVVTVVAQFYYVLLQDLDYIFFRTLLGLIAIFGHIWSVFLKFKGGKGVATTIGVTGIIAPIPLLLSLVVWLAVFIPTKYVSLGSILFGISLPIFSALLNEPFYVSIFCVIICLINTYKHRENIARLLKGAENKTILSKKCPISPSRALD from the coding sequence ATGATATCGGTTTTAGTTTTTTTAGCGGCGATCTTATCGGCCTATCTGATAGGTTCTATGCCGACAGGGTTCTTAATGACCAAGATATTCAAGGGTGTGGATATAAGAGGCGTAGGTTCGAAAAATGTCGGAGCCACCAATGTGTATCGTACCGCGGGAAAGCTGCCAGGCTTCTTGACACTTTTTATAGATATAGCTAAAGGCATATTGGTCGTTACGGTAGTGGCCCAGTTTTATTACGTGCTTCTTCAGGACCTGGATTATATATTTTTCAGAACGCTCTTGGGATTGATAGCAATATTCGGCCACATATGGAGCGTCTTCTTGAAATTCAAAGGAGGCAAGGGAGTTGCTACCACAATAGGAGTCACTGGAATAATTGCGCCGATCCCGCTTCTATTATCACTGGTGGTATGGCTTGCGGTATTTATTCCAACAAAGTATGTGTCGCTTGGCTCAATACTTTTTGGAATATCCCTTCCGATATTTTCCGCTCTATTAAACGAGCCATTTTATGTATCTATATTTTGCGTAATAATTTGTCTTATCAACACTTATAAACACAGAGAGAATATAGCCAGATTGTTAAAAGGGGCGGAGAATAAGACCATCCTTTCTAAGAAATGTCCAATTTCCCCGTCGAGGGCACTAGACTAA
- a CDS encoding integrase core domain-containing protein — translation MRDRERVFELRKNMIDDWKYRAIPWREICYKYRVSKRWFYKLRMRFMLEGYEGLRDRVRKVDNRPHAIGWEQRLRILNYVYYNPTHGPQMIAADPAIGVSHGAIWNFLKKEGLNTRMKRRLWAEAQGRPTLTKKEHSLLLAKHRHVESHSAGELVSVDTFTASVANLGKIWQYTACDTYSSYGWAKVYGEKTAENSIDFMVNHVVRCSPSGKIRRVLTDQGSEFYNARFKDTESFFTQALRLQSIRHSVTKVAHPWTNGYAERLNQTIWQDFYLCRLDKQYTSLEELNKDLEAFMRYYNFRRAHSGYKLKEGGYKRPGHAFFDIRERQNVIEIKY, via the coding sequence ATGAGAGATAGAGAGAGGGTGTTTGAGTTGCGCAAGAATATGATTGATGATTGGAAGTACAGGGCTATTCCCTGGCGTGAGATATGTTATAAATATCGAGTCAGCAAAAGATGGTTCTATAAATTGAGAATGAGATTTATGCTTGAAGGATACGAAGGCTTGAGAGACCGCGTAAGGAAGGTTGATAACCGGCCTCATGCTATTGGATGGGAACAAAGATTAAGGATACTAAATTATGTCTATTATAATCCTACACACGGTCCTCAAATGATAGCGGCTGATCCAGCTATCGGGGTATCGCATGGTGCTATTTGGAACTTCTTAAAAAAAGAAGGTCTTAATACCAGGATGAAGCGCAGGCTCTGGGCTGAAGCTCAAGGTAGGCCTACTCTCACCAAAAAGGAGCATTCTCTTCTCCTTGCCAAGCATAGGCACGTAGAAAGCCATTCAGCGGGTGAACTGGTAAGCGTTGACACATTCACTGCTTCCGTCGCTAATCTAGGCAAAATATGGCAATATACGGCCTGTGACACGTATTCCAGCTACGGCTGGGCGAAGGTGTATGGCGAAAAGACGGCGGAGAACTCTATCGACTTTATGGTCAACCATGTAGTCAGATGCTCTCCTTCGGGTAAGATTAGACGAGTATTAACTGATCAGGGATCTGAGTTCTATAATGCGCGCTTCAAAGATACTGAAAGCTTCTTTACTCAAGCTCTTCGATTACAGAGTATAAGGCACTCTGTGACCAAAGTGGCACATCCCTGGACCAATGGCTATGCCGAACGCTTAAATCAAACCATATGGCAGGACTTCTACTTGTGCCGGCTTGATAAGCAATATACGTCCTTAGAAGAGCTTAACAAAGACCTGGAAGCTTTTATGAGATATTATAACTTCAGACGAGCGCATTCGGGGTACAAGCTTAAAGAGGGAGGCTATAAGCGCCCGGGGCACGCGTTCTTTGATATACGTGAACGGCAGAATGTCATAGAGATAAAATATTAG